A genomic window from Maylandia zebra isolate NMK-2024a linkage group LG20, Mzebra_GT3a, whole genome shotgun sequence includes:
- the rab5if gene encoding GEL complex subunit OPTI, which produces MTSISKRKEESHLVNGGVKQSTWSKAFNSNAVWEEKDEFLDVIYWLRQIIAIVLGVMWGVAPLKGFLGIAIFCIINAGVLYVYFSSFQQIDEEEYGGTWELTKEGFMTSFALFLVVWIIFYTALHFD; this is translated from the exons ATGACGAGCATTTCAAAGCGGAAAGAAGAAAGTCATCTAGTGAATGGAGGTGTAAAGCAGTCCACATGGAGCAAAGCCTTCAACAGTAACGCTGTTTGGGAAGAGAAG GACGAGTTCTTAGATGTGATTTATTGGCTCCGACAAATTATTGCAATTGTCCTTGGTGTGATGTGGGGTGTAGCACCACTAAAAGGGTTTCTGGGAATAGCCAT ATTCTGCATTATCAATGCTGGCGTCCTGTATGTATACTTCAGCAGCTTTCAGCAGATCGATGAGGAAGAGTATGGGGGCACGTGGGAACTCACCAAAGAAGGCTTCATGACATCTTTTGCCCTGTTTCTG GTGGTGTGGATAATCTTTTACACAGCTCTACATTTTGACTGA